From one Haloferax marinisediminis genomic stretch:
- the sufB gene encoding Fe-S cluster assembly protein SufB — protein sequence MSTRQEKHFEEADVQNRFDFKKEQKTAFAAEKGLTEETVRVISEDKGEPEWMLERRLRALRMFQQMPMPTGWPGQPDLSEVDVDLIVPYIRPDVEVRGGVRDWNDLPEEIKDTFDKLGIPEAEKNALSGVGAQYESEIVYQNMREEWENAGVIFMDMDKAVREHPDLVEEYFMTKCVPPSDNKFAALHGAIWSGGSFVYVPEGVTVDMPMQAYFRMNSAGMGQFEHTLIIAEKNSEVHYIEGCSAPKYSAFNLHSGCVEVFVKEGAHVQYSTVQNWSKNTYNLNTKRAIVGKNGRMEWISGSMGSKATMLYPATILNGRGASDNHITIAFASEGQNIDTGAKVYHNAPETKSTIVSKSISRGGGRTNYRGLVRIAHGATDSSCSVECDALMFDNDSTSDTMPHIEIHENKVDVAHEATVGKIGDEDVFYLQSRGLGDDEAKQLIVSGFIEPITKELPIEYAVELNRLVELEMEGSLG from the coding sequence ATGAGTACTCGTCAAGAGAAGCACTTCGAGGAGGCGGACGTTCAGAACCGGTTCGACTTCAAGAAGGAACAGAAGACCGCGTTCGCAGCAGAGAAGGGTCTCACCGAAGAGACCGTTCGGGTCATCTCCGAGGACAAGGGGGAACCGGAGTGGATGCTGGAGCGCCGCCTCCGCGCACTTCGGATGTTCCAACAGATGCCGATGCCGACTGGCTGGCCCGGCCAACCGGACCTCTCCGAGGTCGACGTTGACCTCATCGTCCCGTACATCCGCCCCGACGTGGAAGTCCGTGGGGGCGTCCGCGACTGGAACGACCTCCCCGAGGAGATCAAAGACACGTTCGACAAACTGGGTATCCCGGAAGCCGAGAAGAACGCCCTCTCCGGCGTCGGCGCCCAGTACGAGTCCGAAATCGTCTACCAGAACATGCGCGAGGAGTGGGAGAACGCGGGTGTCATCTTCATGGACATGGACAAAGCCGTCCGTGAACACCCCGACCTGGTCGAGGAGTACTTCATGACGAAGTGTGTCCCGCCGAGCGACAACAAGTTCGCCGCACTCCACGGTGCAATCTGGTCCGGTGGGTCGTTCGTCTACGTGCCGGAAGGTGTCACCGTCGACATGCCGATGCAGGCGTACTTCCGGATGAATTCCGCCGGGATGGGGCAGTTCGAGCACACGCTCATCATCGCCGAGAAGAACTCCGAGGTCCACTACATCGAGGGCTGTTCCGCACCCAAGTACTCGGCGTTCAACCTCCACTCTGGATGTGTCGAGGTGTTCGTCAAGGAGGGTGCCCACGTGCAGTATTCGACCGTCCAGAACTGGTCGAAGAACACCTATAATCTGAACACCAAGCGCGCGATCGTCGGCAAAAACGGACGTATGGAGTGGATTTCTGGCTCCATGGGCTCGAAGGCGACGATGCTCTACCCCGCGACGATTCTCAACGGTCGTGGTGCCTCTGACAACCACATCACCATCGCCTTCGCCAGCGAAGGCCAGAACATCGACACCGGCGCGAAGGTCTACCACAACGCCCCCGAGACGAAGTCGACCATCGTCTCTAAATCCATCTCACGGGGTGGCGGCCGCACCAACTACCGTGGCTTGGTCCGCATCGCACACGGCGCGACCGACTCCTCGTGTTCCGTCGAGTGTGACGCGCTGATGTTCGACAACGACTCCACCTCGGACACGATGCCCCACATCGAGATTCACGAGAACAAGGTCGACGTCGCGCACGAAGCGACTGTCGGGAAGATTGGGGACGAAGACGTGTTCTATCTCCAGTCACGCGGTCTCGGCGACGACGAAGCGAAGCAGCTCATCGTCTCGGGCTTCATCGAACCCATCACGAAAGAACTCCCAATCGAGTACGCAGTCGAACTCAACCGACTCGTCGAGTTGGAGATGGAGGGCAGTCTCGGCTGA
- a CDS encoding HVO_2922 family protein, with the protein MSKAHFEVYVDAHGEYRWRLVHDNGNILADSGEGYASKQKAKQGIESLKQNVPEAAVIEK; encoded by the coding sequence ATGAGTAAAGCTCACTTCGAAGTGTACGTCGACGCCCACGGCGAGTACAGATGGCGTCTCGTCCACGACAACGGAAACATCCTCGCCGACTCCGGTGAGGGCTACGCGTCGAAACAGAAGGCCAAACAGGGTATCGAGAGCCTCAAGCAGAACGTTCCAGAGGCGGCGGTCATCGAGAAGTGA
- the psmA gene encoding archaeal proteasome endopeptidase complex subunit alpha, with amino-acid sequence MNRNDKQAYDRGTSLFSPDGRIYQVEYAREAVKRGAPVVGVRTTDGVVLAAQRSSPSTLMETKSIEKIHKLDDHLGAASAGHVADARKLVDFARTTSQRERLRYGEPMGVEALTKAITDNIQESTQSGGTRPYGASLLIGGVENGSARLFATDPSGTPQEWKAVAIGGRRNDIQAALEAGYTEDLSLDDGVTLALSALREADDELTASEVSAVTLSEDGFVTLDEETIAEAFADATPDSDEE; translated from the coding sequence ATGAATCGAAACGACAAGCAGGCGTACGACCGCGGGACGTCGCTGTTCTCGCCAGACGGTCGCATCTACCAGGTCGAATACGCCCGTGAGGCAGTCAAACGGGGCGCACCGGTCGTCGGCGTCCGCACGACAGACGGCGTCGTCCTCGCGGCCCAGCGCTCTTCGCCATCGACGCTCATGGAGACGAAGAGCATCGAGAAGATTCACAAACTCGACGACCATCTCGGTGCCGCCAGCGCCGGCCACGTCGCCGACGCGCGCAAACTCGTCGACTTCGCTCGCACGACGTCACAGCGTGAACGACTCCGGTACGGCGAACCGATGGGTGTCGAAGCGCTCACGAAGGCTATCACCGACAACATCCAAGAGAGCACACAGTCCGGTGGCACTCGTCCGTACGGTGCATCGCTGCTCATCGGCGGCGTCGAAAACGGGTCGGCACGCCTCTTTGCGACTGACCCCTCCGGGACGCCTCAAGAGTGGAAAGCAGTCGCCATCGGCGGCCGCCGCAACGACATTCAGGCCGCGCTCGAAGCAGGCTACACCGAGGACCTGTCGCTCGACGACGGCGTGACGCTCGCGCTGTCGGCACTCCGCGAGGCCGACGACGAACTCACCGCCAGTGAAGTGAGCGCCGTCACGCTGTCGGAAGATGGCTTCGTGACGCTCGACGAGGAGACGATCGCCGAAGCGTTCGCCGACGCCACCCCCGACTCGGACGAGGAGTAG
- a CDS encoding MOSC domain-containing protein → MTTGPVATLERIAVYPVKSLDPEFVERTAVVENGGLSGDREYAIFDADGNYVNGKRERSIHRIRSSVSLADETIRLSAPDCEDYHGPIADADDWLSAYFGYDVELRRDPAGGFPDDTTASGPTIISTATLEQAASWFDGIDTDEMRRRLRPNLELDAPDPFWEDHLFDSRETSVEFTIGSVSFAGINPCQRCAVPTRDPDSGEDTPGFRETFVTKRRETLPEWSGGDWFDHDFRLMVNTVVPEASWGESLTVGDHVAVGDVVPVDAVSG, encoded by the coding sequence ATGACGACTGGGCCCGTGGCGACGCTGGAGCGCATTGCCGTCTATCCAGTGAAGTCGCTGGACCCCGAGTTCGTCGAGCGCACAGCAGTCGTCGAAAACGGCGGTCTCTCTGGGGACCGAGAGTACGCCATCTTCGACGCCGATGGAAACTACGTCAACGGGAAGCGCGAGCGGTCGATTCACCGAATCCGAAGTTCGGTCTCACTCGCCGACGAGACGATTCGACTCTCCGCGCCTGACTGCGAGGACTACCACGGCCCAATCGCTGACGCCGACGACTGGCTCTCGGCGTACTTCGGTTACGACGTGGAACTCCGTCGAGACCCCGCAGGCGGGTTCCCCGACGACACCACCGCTAGCGGCCCGACTATCATCTCGACGGCGACGCTCGAACAGGCCGCGTCGTGGTTCGACGGTATCGACACCGACGAGATGCGTCGACGACTCCGACCGAACCTCGAACTCGACGCCCCCGACCCGTTCTGGGAAGACCACCTGTTCGACAGCAGAGAGACGAGCGTGGAGTTCACTATCGGGTCCGTCTCGTTCGCGGGAATCAACCCCTGCCAACGCTGTGCCGTTCCAACCCGGGACCCGGACAGCGGCGAGGACACGCCGGGGTTCCGTGAGACGTTCGTGACGAAGCGCCGCGAGACACTGCCCGAGTGGTCCGGTGGCGACTGGTTCGACCACGACTTCCGACTCATGGTCAACACCGTCGTTCCGGAGGCGTCGTGGGGCGAGTCGCTCACCGTGGGTGACCACGTTGCCGTTGGCGACGTGGTTCCCGTCGACGCCGTTTCTGGCTGA
- a CDS encoding SDR family oxidoreductase yields MRDNLTDRVALVTGASAGIGEATAHALADAGANVVLLARREDRLLRIAEALESDHGVETLVIPTDVRDEDAVEAAFDQTVDEFGRVDVVVNNAGLGRGSDVESMTTTEYRQMMDTNVDGVFFISRAALPHLRETAGNLIFVGSFAGQYPRPFNPVYAASKWWVRGFAHSLEGQVGDADIGITVVNPSEVRTEFGSEDGESFEVRFEAGEVTEPEEIANAIRFAALQDDSTVSELDLYRRDKFTGW; encoded by the coding sequence ATGCGTGACAATCTCACAGACCGTGTCGCACTCGTCACCGGCGCGAGTGCGGGTATCGGCGAAGCTACCGCACACGCCCTCGCAGACGCGGGCGCGAACGTCGTTCTCCTCGCTCGGCGCGAAGACCGACTGCTCCGCATCGCCGAAGCACTCGAATCCGACCACGGCGTCGAGACGCTCGTGATTCCAACCGACGTGCGCGACGAAGACGCCGTCGAAGCGGCGTTCGACCAGACGGTCGACGAGTTCGGACGTGTCGACGTGGTGGTGAACAACGCCGGCCTCGGACGCGGGTCGGACGTGGAGTCGATGACGACCACCGAGTACCGACAGATGATGGATACGAACGTCGACGGCGTCTTCTTCATCTCGCGCGCTGCCCTGCCGCACCTCCGCGAGACGGCGGGGAACCTCATCTTCGTCGGGAGTTTCGCCGGACAGTATCCACGTCCGTTCAACCCGGTGTACGCCGCGTCGAAGTGGTGGGTCCGTGGCTTTGCACACAGTCTAGAAGGACAGGTCGGCGACGCCGACATCGGCATCACGGTGGTCAACCCGAGTGAGGTTCGGACGGAGTTCGGGTCGGAAGACGGCGAATCGTTCGAAGTTCGGTTCGAGGCGGGCGAAGTCACCGAACCCGAAGAGATTGCCAACGCGATTCGCTTCGCGGCGCTCCAGGACGACTCGACCGTCAGCGAACTCGACCTCTACCGACGCGACAAGTTCACTGGGTGGTAA
- a CDS encoding metal-dependent hydrolase family protein: MFTLTGARVVDIDGTREANVVIDESTGRIESVGDEIEGETRDVSGNVVAPGLIDAHVHLMMDSRPDVASYRSETVERACYRATASLRETLEAGVTTVRDLGSPGDLATSAKVAVADGDVPGPRVLAAGENVVMTGGHGHWFGREADGPDEVRKAAREQLKRGADVVKCMATGGVLTEGAVTGAPELTEEEMRALVEAASAKGIPTAAHAHGEEGIKNATRAGITSIEHGMFMDEEAASLLVENGTYWVPTASAVLEIVEHGIDAGIPEEAVAKAEDAAERFEVAWEHALDAGVKIAMGTDAGTPFNEHGQNALREMELMVEYGLSPAEALEAATVSAADLLGLDDVGKVAEGYVADLVVLEADPSEDASAWQTTQQVYRAGSQVV, translated from the coding sequence ATGTTCACACTCACCGGCGCACGGGTCGTCGACATCGACGGAACCCGCGAAGCCAACGTAGTTATCGACGAATCGACGGGACGAATCGAGTCTGTCGGTGACGAAATCGAAGGAGAGACGCGCGACGTGTCCGGGAACGTCGTCGCACCCGGACTCATCGACGCACACGTCCACTTGATGATGGACAGTCGCCCCGACGTGGCGTCGTACCGAAGCGAAACCGTCGAGCGGGCCTGTTACCGAGCGACCGCCAGCCTCCGCGAGACACTCGAAGCAGGCGTCACCACGGTCCGTGACCTCGGGTCGCCGGGAGACCTCGCGACGAGTGCGAAAGTCGCCGTCGCCGACGGTGATGTCCCCGGGCCGCGCGTCCTCGCTGCGGGCGAGAACGTCGTCATGACCGGCGGTCACGGCCACTGGTTTGGCCGCGAGGCAGACGGCCCTGACGAGGTTCGAAAGGCTGCCCGAGAGCAACTCAAACGCGGCGCCGACGTGGTCAAGTGCATGGCGACTGGCGGCGTGCTCACGGAGGGCGCAGTCACGGGTGCACCGGAACTCACCGAAGAGGAGATGCGCGCGCTGGTCGAGGCTGCGAGCGCCAAAGGCATCCCCACTGCGGCCCACGCCCACGGCGAAGAAGGTATCAAAAACGCCACCCGCGCAGGCATCACCAGCATCGAACACGGGATGTTCATGGACGAAGAGGCGGCGTCGCTCCTCGTCGAGAACGGAACCTACTGGGTGCCGACCGCCTCGGCAGTCCTCGAAATCGTCGAACACGGTATCGACGCCGGAATCCCCGAAGAAGCAGTCGCCAAGGCCGAAGATGCCGCCGAGCGCTTCGAAGTCGCGTGGGAACACGCGCTCGACGCTGGCGTGAAGATTGCCATGGGAACCGATGCGGGGACGCCGTTCAACGAACACGGACAGAACGCGCTCCGTGAGATGGAACTGATGGTCGAGTACGGCCTCTCACCGGCCGAGGCACTCGAAGCGGCGACAGTCAGCGCAGCAGACTTGCTCGGGCTGGACGACGTTGGCAAAGTCGCCGAAGGCTACGTCGCAGACCTCGTCGTACTCGAAGCCGACCCGAGCGAAGATGCGAGCGCGTGGCAGACGACCCAGCAGGTGTATCGCGCCGGCTCACAGGTCGTCTAA
- a CDS encoding 5'-deoxyadenosine deaminase, with product MLLAGTVVADATTIIEDGAIVVEDDRIVAVGDRASVEETYPTHERREFDIVAPGLVGGHVHSVQSLGRGIADDTSLLDWLFDHVLPMEAGLDADGMRVAAELGYLECIESGTTTVIDHLSVRHAEEAFEAAGEMGIRGRIGKVLMDTNSPDDLQEDTDAALAESKRLIEQYHDTFDGRLQYAVTPRFAITCSEACLRGVRELVDAYDGVRIHTHASENRDEIATIEAETGMRNIHWLHEVGLTGDDVVLAHCVHTDESEREVLAETGTHVTYCPSSNMKLASGIAPITDYLDRGINVALGNDGPPCNNTLDPFTEMRQASLLQKVDSLNPTNTPASTVFEMATRNGAKAAGFDRVGCLREGWKADVVGLTTDVTRATPLHDVLSHLVFSAHGDDVVFTMVDGNVLYDGGEHVRADADAIRRRARAYAETIGTDTPAIDN from the coding sequence ATGTTACTCGCGGGAACGGTGGTTGCGGACGCGACCACCATCATCGAAGACGGGGCTATCGTCGTCGAAGACGACCGTATCGTCGCAGTCGGCGACAGAGCGTCGGTCGAAGAGACGTACCCAACGCACGAGCGACGCGAGTTCGACATCGTCGCACCGGGACTCGTCGGCGGACACGTCCACTCGGTTCAGTCACTCGGGAGAGGCATCGCCGACGACACCTCGCTCCTCGATTGGTTGTTCGACCACGTCCTCCCCATGGAAGCCGGCCTCGACGCCGACGGGATGCGCGTCGCCGCAGAACTCGGCTACCTCGAATGCATCGAGTCCGGGACGACGACGGTCATCGACCACCTCTCTGTCCGACACGCCGAGGAAGCCTTCGAGGCGGCCGGAGAGATGGGAATTCGCGGGCGTATTGGGAAAGTGCTGATGGACACGAACTCACCCGACGACCTGCAAGAAGACACCGACGCAGCGCTGGCGGAGTCGAAACGACTCATCGAACAGTACCACGACACCTTCGACGGCCGACTCCAGTACGCGGTCACACCGCGATTCGCGATAACCTGCTCCGAAGCGTGCCTGCGCGGCGTGCGCGAACTCGTCGACGCCTACGACGGGGTTCGAATCCACACTCACGCGAGCGAGAACCGAGACGAAATCGCGACCATCGAGGCCGAGACGGGGATGCGGAATATCCACTGGTTACACGAAGTCGGCCTCACCGGCGACGACGTCGTTCTCGCCCACTGTGTCCACACAGACGAGTCTGAACGTGAGGTACTCGCCGAGACGGGTACGCACGTCACCTACTGCCCGTCGTCGAACATGAAACTCGCGTCGGGCATCGCGCCCATCACCGACTACCTCGACCGCGGCATCAACGTCGCACTCGGCAACGACGGCCCGCCGTGTAACAACACGCTCGACCCCTTCACCGAGATGCGACAGGCCAGTCTCCTTCAGAAAGTCGACTCGCTCAACCCGACGAACACGCCCGCGTCGACCGTCTTCGAGATGGCGACCAGAAACGGCGCGAAAGCCGCCGGATTCGACCGTGTGGGGTGTCTCCGTGAGGGGTGGAAAGCCGACGTCGTCGGCCTCACGACCGACGTGACGCGCGCAACACCACTTCACGACGTGCTGTCACACCTCGTCTTTTCGGCCCACGGCGACGACGTGGTCTTCACGATGGTCGACGGCAACGTGCTCTACGACGGTGGCGAGCACGTTCGCGCGGACGCAGACGCCATCCGTCGCCGCGCGCGAGCGTACGCGGAGACAATTGGCACCGACACACCCGCTATCGACAACTGA
- a CDS encoding GNAT family N-acetyltransferase produces the protein MAVRLRPATESDLPAIRDIYEPFVEQTAITFAYDPPSVADLETKLRKKTHHPWLVCELDGNVVGYAYAGPIREREAYQWAVETSIYVDPEFQRRGVAHGLYTALLDVLERQGYVTAYAVITTPNPASIAFHESFGFERVGRFERMGFKHDEWHDVEWWELDLRAHPNDPDEPLSVATAQTHDWWDEALARGAASVDDTAQS, from the coding sequence ATGGCTGTTCGCCTCCGCCCCGCGACGGAGTCTGACCTCCCCGCTATCCGTGACATCTACGAACCGTTCGTCGAACAGACGGCGATTACGTTCGCGTACGACCCGCCCAGCGTCGCCGACCTCGAAACGAAACTTCGAAAGAAGACACATCACCCGTGGCTGGTCTGTGAACTCGACGGGAACGTCGTCGGATACGCGTACGCCGGCCCAATCCGAGAGCGCGAGGCCTACCAATGGGCAGTCGAGACGTCGATATACGTCGACCCCGAGTTCCAGCGCCGTGGCGTCGCTCATGGACTGTACACCGCACTCCTCGACGTCCTCGAACGACAAGGCTACGTGACCGCGTACGCGGTCATCACGACCCCGAATCCGGCCAGTATCGCGTTCCACGAGTCGTTCGGCTTCGAACGCGTCGGTCGATTCGAGCGAATGGGCTTCAAGCACGACGAGTGGCACGACGTGGAGTGGTGGGAACTGGACCTACGCGCACACCCGAACGACCCCGACGAACCGCTCTCGGTCGCGACAGCGCAGACTCACGACTGGTGGGACGAAGCACTTGCGCGCGGCGCCGCGTCCGTCGACGACACCGCACAGAGCTAA